One window from the genome of Diorhabda sublineata isolate icDioSubl1.1 chromosome 10, icDioSubl1.1, whole genome shotgun sequence encodes:
- the LOC130449958 gene encoding protein javelin gives MALLYCQDECNKELQEKIGSMKSYWNKVIGTDKIENKDEDTKEVTPKVEEVKKIFETNKEPPQENLLNKVQLVKKIFEPKLTEEKSGKISPNIKESCSYFENKSNQYYNNDKFRSLCPNSVEIVHANKDTVDGDKSNKSLKQSNSINGKPEFDHVRYKLIKPDLFQKKIFANCGKDYEFDDLIQYLQDYSFQELLVDNNIVIIEPIRSKVSYEPSPCVRNMKNATSSLKKSQIENNDNKSGLNRKFFYHPIRVNKEVNEDELPSPDTVRQVRQLFEAGTQKNKIKNKENDTTTIDPDKDRCSATDSNSNPSNLSDFGSQENLFDSIDNKGIYCEYVSEDILQKIRERGTSVTYYGGRVVDKKSGQSVLTKTIMEEIKLNEKRCMECANCKKHASEAENDDYMGVKFKILKSNSCSSRLELVGTENLRDIKKKILSNYHKNINEKNNLKNKDGAKLETVNKNNDAINESIKKQVNDNQPKIIGQEMKIPENKVTQWKEISEKTNEKIYNYYEFDKVQERSRKIGEMEFEQYEVA, from the coding sequence ATGGCCTTACTCTATTGCCAAGACGAGTGCAATAAAGAACTCCAAGAAAAAATAGGATCAATGAAAAGTTATTGGAATAAAGTTATAGGAAccgataaaatagaaaataaagatgAAGATACGAAAGAAGTTACACCAAAAGTAGAAGaggtgaaaaaaatattcgaaacaaACAAGGAACCACCACAGGAAAATTTACTAAATAAGGTGCagcttgttaaaaaaattttcgaaccTAAACTCACCGAAGAAAAATCAGGAAAAATTTCCCCTAATATAAAAGAATCTtgtagttattttgaaaataaatcgaaTCAATATTATAACAACGATAAATTTAGAAGTTTATGTCCGAATTCTGTGGAAATTGTACATGCTAATAAAGATACAGTCGACGGCGATAAATCCAATAAATCTCTAAAACAGTCAAACAGTATTAACGGAAAACCCGAATTTGATCACGTCAGATACAAATTAATCAAACCGGatcttttccagaaaaaaatattcgcCAATTGTGGCAAAGATTACGAATTTGATGATTTGATACAATATCTACAAGATTACAGTTTTCAAGAGCTTTTAGTCgataataatattgttataataGAACCTATTAGATCTAAAGTATCATACGAACCTTCACCTTGCGTAAGGAATATGAAAAATGCAACTTCTTCtttgaaaaaatcacaaatagaGAATAACGATAACAAATCCGGTTTGaacagaaaattcttttatcaTCCTATTAGAGTGAATAAAGAAGTGAACGAAGACGAACTTCCCAGTCCTGATACTGTTCGACAAGTGAGACAACTTTTTGAAGCGGgcacacaaaaaaataaaatcaaaaataaagagaacgATACAACAACAATCGATCCGGATAAAGATCGATGTTCCGCGACTGATTCTAATTCGAATCCATCGAATTTATCAGATTTTGGCAGCCAGGAAAACTTATTCGATTCGATAGATAACAAAGGAATTTATTGCGAATACGTCAGCGaggatattttacaaaaaataagagAACGGGGAACATCTGTAACTTACTACGGAGGAAGAGTCGTTGACAAGAAAAGTGGACAATCAGTACTGACTAAAACTATTATGGAAGAAATTAAGTTGAACGAAAAAAGGTGTATGGAATGCGCGAATTGCAAGAAACATGCATCTGAAGCGGAAAACGACGATTATATGGGagttaaattcaaaattttgaaatccaACAGTTGCAGTAGTCGTTTAGAATTGGTCGGTACAGAAAATCTGAGagatattaaaaagaaaatactatccaattatcacaaaaatattaacgaaaagaATAACCTCAAGAATAAGGACGGTGCTAAATTAGAAactgttaataaaaataatgatgcTATTAAcgaaagtattaaaaaacaagtaaatgATAATCAACCTAAAATTATTGGACAAGAAATGAAGATACCGGAAAATAAAGTAACGCAATGGAAAGAAATAAGCGAGAAGactaatgagaaaatttataattattacgaATTTGACAAAGTGCAAGAAAGATCGAGGAAAATAGGAGAAATGGAATTTGAACAGTATGAAGTAgcttaa